The sequence TATAGATACAGAATAGTCTCATCTTCCACACCTCTTCCTATTGATACTTCTAATATATGTATTATTACTACTAAGGGATTCCAATATGTTTCTGAACTTTTTCAGTCCTAAACACCAAGTATTGTAAGGATAAGTGAGAGTGAACCAAATCCTATGGCAGAAACAAGAGCTATCTTCTCAAGAATAACATCCTTTCTCTTCTTCACATGAAAAAGGTGTGCTCCTCCAGATATGGCACCAAGACCAGCTCCCTTGGGAGTCTGAAATAGAATACTCACTATTACAGATATGGACAGAAGCAATTGAACAAATAGTAAGGCTTCCCTCATTGCTTTGTTACCTCCTTCTTTCTAAAGACAAATTCTCCCTTTTCATCCACATCAACTATAATTGTATCACCTTCTTTAAAATCACCTTCTATTATCTTCTTTGCAATCACATTCTCTATCTCCCTCTGAATGGTTCTTCTCAGTGGTCTTGCTCCAAAGGTTGGATCAAAACCCTCCTCTGCAATCTTCTCTATAGCTTTTTCTGTTAACTCAAGGTCCATTCCCTGTCCTCTCAGAGTCCTCCTCACTCTTTCAATCAGAAGTTTAACTATAGCCTTAATATGCTCCTTTGTCAAGGGGTGGAAAACAATTATCTCGTCAATTCTGTTTAAAAACTCCGGTCTGAACTTTATCTTAAGCATGTCAAGGATTCTTGCCTTTGCCCTTTCAAACTGCTCCTTATCTCTTGGATCAATGGATAAAAGTGTATCACTTCCAAGATTTGAAGTCATAATTATAACTGTGTTTTTAAAATCTACAGTTCTTCCCTTGGAATCGGTGAGTCTTCCATCATCAAGTATCTGTAAAAGAATGTTGAATACATCTGGATGGGCTTTCTCTATCTCATCAAGTAGAATTACAGAGTATGGCTTTCTTCTCACTATCTCTGTCAGCTGTCCCCCCTCTTCATATCCCACATATCCAGGTGGTGCGCCTATAAGTTTTGAAACAGCATGTTTTTCCATGTATTCACTCATATCAAATCTTACAAGGGCGTTTTCATCACCAAACAGGAACTCTGCAAGAGCTTTCGCAAGCTCAGTTTTTCCAACACCTGTTGGTCCAAGAAACATGAAGGAACCTATCGGTTTCTTTGGATCCTTAAGTCCTGCTCTTGCTCTTCTTATAGCTTCTGAAACTGCCTTTACTGCCTCATCCTGACCAACAATCCTCTTGTGAAGTTCCTCCTCCATCCTCATAAGTTTCTTAACTTCCTCCTCCACAAGCTTTGAAACAGGAATACCTGTCCATTCAGAGACAACTTCAGCAACATCTTCGTAGGTGACTACAGGTACATCTCCTCCCTTTTCCTTATTCCACTTCTTCTTTTCCTCCTCTAACTTCTTGGTGAGTTCCTCCTCAAGTTTCTTTAGCTTTGCCGCCTTCTCAAAATCCTCTGCCTTTACAGCAGCTTCCTTCTCCCTTTGAACTCTCTTTAAATCCTCCTCGAGTTTCTTTATCGTCTCTGGTTCTCCCTTCTGTTCAAGTTTCACTTTAGCTGCAGCTTCATCTATAAGATCTATTGCTTTGTCTGGGAGGAATCTATCTGTTATATACTTATCTGAAAGTGTTGCAGCAGCTACTATTGCATCATCTGATATTTTAACTCTATGGTGAGCTTCATACTTATCCTTAAGTCCCCTTAAAATCTCAATTGTCTGCTCAACTGTAGGTTCGCTTACAAGCACCGGCTGGAATCTTCTTTCAAGGGCTGGGTCCTTCTCTATGTATTTTCTGTACTCTCCAATGGTTGTTGCTCCAATACACTGCATCTCTCCCCTGGCAAGGGCAGGTTTAAGAATATTTGATGCGTTAACAGCACCCTCTGCACCACCTGCTCCAACAACTGTATGCAACTCATCTATAAAGGTTATAATCTTTCCCTCATTTCTCTTTATCTCATCAAGGAGTTTCTTCATTCTCTCTTCAAACTCTCCCCTATACTTCGTTCCAGCAACAAGACCTCCAATATCAAGGGCGATGAGTCTCTTGTTCTTTAACACATCTGGCACCTTTCCCGATGCAATTCTCTGTGCAATCCCTTCAACAATTGCAGTTTTACCAACCCCTGGCTCTCCAATAAGAACAGGGTTGTTTTTGGTTCTCCTTGAAAGAATCCTTAATACTCTTGCTATCTCCTTTTCCCTTCCAATTACAGGATCAAGCTTTCCCTCCTTTGCAAGTTTTGTCAGGTCTCTACCAAACTGATCAAGGGTTGGGGTTTCAGAGAACTTCTCCTCCTTTGCCATCTTTTCTCTCTTTAATATTGCCTTAAGTAAATTATCCCTTGTAAGATTCTTATCCTTTAGTATCCTTGCTGCAATTCCCTCTCCTTCATCAATGAGACCGAGAAGAAGATGTTCTGAACCAATGTATCCACTTCCCATAGCTTCAGCCTCTCTCTGGGCAAGCTCAAGAACTCTCTTTACCCTTGGAGAAAAGGACACCTCCTCCACTCCTCTATCCTTTTTCTTCATGTAGGAGAGAACCTCAGTTTCAAGCTCCTTCAGGTTTACTCCAAGAGATGAGAGGATTCCCTTAACAAAATCAGCTTTTCTTAAAAGTGCAAGGAGCAGGTGCTCAGTTTTTATCTCACTCTCACCAAGTTCCTTGGCAATCTTCTCTGCCTCAAGGATACTCTCCTCTGCCTCTCCAGAGAAGAGATCATATCTTGGTGTTGGCTCTGGTGATGAGAAGAATTTGGAGAACTCATCCTGGAAGAAATCCTCAAAGGGTGAAAATAGAGAGAAGGAATCCTTTATATATCCATACTCCCTTGCACATACATCACATATATGAAGAACCTTTTTCTCTCCATTAACTATCTGTGTAACAGTAATGGTAGCAGGTCTTTTATGGCAAATATCACATAACATAGTTTACCTCCTTATTATTTAAAATTTCTTGCATTATTTATTATATATAATTATTATAAATTTTCAACATCTTTTATCTTGTTAATCCTCCTCTCGTGTCTTCCTCCCTCAAAATCTGTGGACAGGAAAGTCTTTACCATCTCCTTCGCAAGCTCTGTCCCAACCATCCTTCCACCAATACATAGAACGTTGGCATTGTTGTGCCTTCTTGCAAGTGATGCGGTAAGGATATTGTAGGCTAAAGCGGCATAGACACCCTTAATTTTATTAGCTGTAATACTCATAC comes from Caldisericia bacterium and encodes:
- the secG gene encoding preprotein translocase subunit SecG codes for the protein MREALLFVQLLLSISVIVSILFQTPKGAGLGAISGGAHLFHVKKRKDVILEKIALVSAIGFGSLSLILTILGV
- a CDS encoding AAA family ATPase, whose amino-acid sequence is MLCDICHKRPATITVTQIVNGEKKVLHICDVCAREYGYIKDSFSLFSPFEDFFQDEFSKFFSSPEPTPRYDLFSGEAEESILEAEKIAKELGESEIKTEHLLLALLRKADFVKGILSSLGVNLKELETEVLSYMKKKDRGVEEVSFSPRVKRVLELAQREAEAMGSGYIGSEHLLLGLIDEGEGIAARILKDKNLTRDNLLKAILKREKMAKEEKFSETPTLDQFGRDLTKLAKEGKLDPVIGREKEIARVLRILSRRTKNNPVLIGEPGVGKTAIVEGIAQRIASGKVPDVLKNKRLIALDIGGLVAGTKYRGEFEERMKKLLDEIKRNEGKIITFIDELHTVVGAGGAEGAVNASNILKPALARGEMQCIGATTIGEYRKYIEKDPALERRFQPVLVSEPTVEQTIEILRGLKDKYEAHHRVKISDDAIVAAATLSDKYITDRFLPDKAIDLIDEAAAKVKLEQKGEPETIKKLEEDLKRVQREKEAAVKAEDFEKAAKLKKLEEELTKKLEEEKKKWNKEKGGDVPVVTYEDVAEVVSEWTGIPVSKLVEEEVKKLMRMEEELHKRIVGQDEAVKAVSEAIRRARAGLKDPKKPIGSFMFLGPTGVGKTELAKALAEFLFGDENALVRFDMSEYMEKHAVSKLIGAPPGYVGYEEGGQLTEIVRRKPYSVILLDEIEKAHPDVFNILLQILDDGRLTDSKGRTVDFKNTVIIMTSNLGSDTLLSIDPRDKEQFERAKARILDMLKIKFRPEFLNRIDEIIVFHPLTKEHIKAIVKLLIERVRRTLRGQGMDLELTEKAIEKIAEEGFDPTFGARPLRRTIQREIENVIAKKIIEGDFKEGDTIIVDVDEKGEFVFRKKEVTKQ
- the rpiB gene encoding ribose 5-phosphate isomerase B yields the protein MRIAIGSDHAGFSLKEEIKKILTDYEVIDVGTNSSESVDYPDFAKKVGELVREKEVDFGILICGTGIGMSITANKIKGVYAALAYNILTASLARRHNNANVLCIGGRMVGTELAKEMVKTFLSTDFEGGRHERRINKIKDVENL